The genomic window TGCCGGCGGCCAGCATCGCCGCGGCCGCCTCCTCGGTGAGGCGGGTGCCGTGCTCGATCGTGTCGGCGCCGTGCCGCGCGGCGAACAGCGACGACTCCTCGGCCTCCGAGTGGCAGGCCACGCGCAGGCCGAGGCGGTGCGCCTCGGCTATGGCGGCGCCCACCTCCTCCTCTGACATCGTCGTCATCCAGGTGTAGGAGAAGACGCTGGGCTCGCTGCCGCTCAGGCCGAGCTTCACGTGGGTCGCCCCGAGCTTCGCCTGGCGCCGCACCTCCCGCCTCACCTCGTCGACGCCGTCCACGACGACGCCCACGCCCGCCGCGTTCGTGATCCACGGCTGGTAGGAGTCGGCGGTGCCGGCCGTCGTCGTGATGAGCTCGGCGCCGGCGAGCACGCGCGGTCCCTCGAGCAGCCCCTCGCGGACGGCCCTGGACACGGCCAGGCTCGCCGAGCCGCGCGAGCCGACGTCGCGGACGGTCGTGTACCCGTGCTCGAGGAGGAGGGCGGCGTTCCTCGCCGCCACGAGCGTGGCGGACTCGAGGGAGCCCGTGTCGATCGCCTGCATGGTCGTGTACCTGTCGAAGACCAGGTGCACGTGGCAGTCGATGAGGCCGGGCAGCAGCGTCGCTCCTGACCCGTCGACCACGGTCGCCTCCCTGAGGCGTCGGCCGTGGAGCCGGTCCGCGGGCAGGACCTCGGCGACCTCGTCGCCCCGCACCACCACGGCGACCCCCTCGGCGGGCTCGGGGGAGACCCCGTCGATGACGCGGTCGGCGAGGAAGACCGTCTCGTTCATGGGGCGGGCTCCTCTACCTTTGGGCTGGCTCCGCGGGCGTCCATGGCGTGGCGGTCAGCCCTCTCCCGTGCCGGCGGCGATCCGTCGCAGGTCGTCGTTCGTGAGCACGCGGTTCGTCGCGCGGGCGGCCGCCTGCACGGCGGACGTGAGCCGCGCGAGCGCCTCGCCCTCGTAGTCGATGCCGAGCGCCCGGAGCCGCGCGCGGATCGCCTCGGGTCCGCTGTACTGGCCGATCGCGACCTGCCGGTTGGCGCCGACGAGCTGGGGATCGAAGGCCTCGAAGGCCGGCGGGTGCTTGAGCACCGCCTTGACGTGGGTCTCGAGCTTGTGCGCGAAGGCGACCTCGCCGGTGATCGGCTTGGTCGGCGGCACGTCGACGCCGAGCAGCGCGGCGACGTCGCGCGCCAGCCGGGCGAGGGCCCCCACGTCCACCTGGGGGAGCGCGCCGTAGAGGAACTGCAGGCACGCGGCCACCTCCTCGGTGGGCGGGTTGCCGGTGCGGTCGCCCCAGCCGTTCAGGGTCGTGTCGACGACCTCCGCGCCCGCCTCCAGTGCCGCCAGGGCGTTCGCGACGCCCAGGCCGAAGTCGTTGTGCCCGTGGAAGGCGACCTGGCATGACGTCGCGGCCCTGACCTGCTCGACGACGAACCTCACCGCGCCGGGTGTCGCCGCCCCCAGCGTGTCGGCGACGGCGATGCGGTCGGCGCCGGCGCGCTCCGCGACGGCCACGAGGTCGAGGGCCAGCTCGAGC from Trueperaceae bacterium includes these protein-coding regions:
- a CDS encoding amidohydrolase family protein; its protein translation is MNETVFLADRVIDGVSPEPAEGVAVVVRGDEVAEVLPADRLHGRRLREATVVDGSGATLLPGLIDCHVHLVFDRYTTMQAIDTGSLESATLVAARNAALLLEHGYTTVRDVGSRGSASLAVSRAVREGLLEGPRVLAGAELITTTAGTADSYQPWITNAAGVGVVVDGVDEVRREVRRQAKLGATHVKLGLSGSEPSVFSYTWMTTMSEEEVGAAIAEAHRLGLRVACHSEAEESSLFAARHGADTIEHGTRLTEEAAAAMLAAGSVLVPTLCTLHSVLRLGDELRLGDKQRLEMEANEEPWLDSVRLAHEMKVPIAAGGDVGNRYRQGQNAKEIGFLRDAGLSAMEALQAATSVAAKALGLEGEVGRIAPGHRADLVLVRGNPLEDLSLLEDASRFAAVMRAGRWSPATRARLRERTLAA
- a CDS encoding LeuA family protein translates to MTPHKTLSPYNDRYTSLGPGSRVALNDCTLREGEQSPIVNFRPEQKLEVARRLVAAGVGRIQVGYAGLSESDWRTIRLLRDEGLPCELESVVLSYLDSWEEQVEAAASAGATVANIVHVPSPPRRERVFGVTPGQIRARTEEAVRAAKARGLYVTYSPADTTRTELELALDLVAVAERAGADRIAVADTLGAATPGAVRFVVEQVRAATSCQVAFHGHNDFGLGVANALAALEAGAEVVDTTLNGWGDRTGNPPTEEVAACLQFLYGALPQVDVGALARLARDVAALLGVDVPPTKPITGEVAFAHKLETHVKAVLKHPPAFEAFDPQLVGANRQVAIGQYSGPEAIRARLRALGIDYEGEALARLTSAVQAAARATNRVLTNDDLRRIAAGTGEG